The DNA region ATTGCTTAAAGGTATCTTCCGTATTTTTCGAAAAGCCAAAGTCGATTGCCCGGGTAAAAAACTGTTTTGCACCATCTAATTTGCGGGCTTCCAAAAGTTCGTGCGTTCTAATTAAACCCAAAGCTGCGCCTTGTTCGGTGCCAAGGAGGTTTTGTCCACCATCGCCCCTGGTTAATGATAAGTAGGCCGTTTCTACGTTCTGGTCGTTTATCAACCACGAAAGCAATCCCGTATTTTCATCATCGGGGTGTGCTGCGAGGTACAAAACCTTTGGCAGGTGCTTGAGGGTTTTCAGCTCCCTATAAATTTCTGCCGATTTGGATGGGCGGACTTGCTGCGCCCAACAAACAGCGGTAAAAAAACAGGGAATGAGTATAATGAATAACTTCTTGAACATGTAATTTGCTTTGTATTGTTCCAAATATGCTAAAATGCTTTTATTTTGAAGCGTTAGAAACGAAAAAGGTACAAGTAGATTAAGTTTTTAGTCATCCGATTAATAATAACCGGCTGCAAATATTAATTGGATGACTGTTGAGGGCTTAAAGAATTATAAGTGAAAGATTTCTCTGCTCCCTGCCCGTCCCAATGCTATTAAGTTAAGCTATCTAAGCGCCAACTATGAACGGTCGTCATCCTCAGAGATCAGTTTTGAAATAACAAAGGAGTTAGGATGACAGGTTGTTCACCGAGGCGTCGTTGCGAGGCCGGGCGTGTGCGAGCCGAAGCAATTTGATTTACGAATAGAGATTGCTTCGTACCTCGCAATGACGATCTTTCATATGTCTGTCATTGGCAGCTTGGCTAAGGATCTTATCGCCAAGGCTTTTACAATTGCATTTTGCATTAATCCCGAAGCTTCGGGACCGCCTGCGTGGGAAAGACGGCAAGAACAAGCATGATCCGATAGTTACCAGATTTTACGTAATAATTATCGCTAAGAATGCCAATTTGGTTCATCCGATGAATAACAACAATTGCAATATTCATCAGATAACTGACCTTTAATTTTCGCTCAAATTACCAGCGTTTCAATTTCAAATCCTTATTATTGCTTCGTAAATCCCGCTTATGAACGGCTTAGTGCTCATTATTGATGATGAAAAAAAAATCTGCAGTTTACTTTCGAGGATTGTAGAGTTGGAAGGCTTTGCAACCTTGCAGGCAAATACGGCAAAAGAGGGAATTAAACTCCTAAAAACGAACGACGTAAGTATCGTGATCAGCGATGTGAAGTTGCCCGACGTTAATGGAGTTGAACTGGTAAAAGACATTAAACTTATCAAGCCTTTTGTAGAAATCATTAATTTAACAGCTTACGGAACCATTGCCGACGGCGTGCTGGCGATAAAAAACGGTGCTTTTGATTATCTGGTTAAAGGCGACGACAACGATAAAATTATTCCGCTGCTTTACAAAGCGATGGACAAAGCCAATTTGCAGCGGCGCATTTTCGATCTGGAAAAGCAAATTTCACAACAACACAGCTTCGACACCATTATAGGCCAATCTAAGCCGCTAAACGAAGCGGTCGGTTTAGCCAGAAAGGTGAGTAAAACGGATACTACCGTTTTGTTACTGGGAGAAACTGGTACGGGCAAAGAAGTTTTTGCACAGTCTATCCATTACGAAAGTTTAAGATCAGCGAAGCCCTTCGTAGCGCTAAATTGCAGTGGTTTCAGTCCCGAATTGCTTGAGAGTGAACTTTTTGGGTACAAGGCTGGGGCTTTTACAGGAGCCAATAAAGACAAAAAAGGTTTGCTTGAAGAAGCGAATGGCGGCACCTTGTTTTTAGATGAAATTGGAGAAATGAGCCTCGATTTGCAGGCCAAGCTTTTGCGGGTTCTCGAGAATCAAACCTTTATCAAAGTTGGCGATACGCACATGCAGCAGGTAAATGTGCGCATCATTGCCGCGACCAATAAAGACTTAAAGGCCGATGCAGCTACGGGTAAATTTCGCTCCGATCTGTATTACCGATTGTCGGTTTTTACGATCTTGCTTCCACCGTTACGCGATCGGAAAACAGATTTAGCCTTACTTGCAAAACACTATCTTAAAGAATTTTCTATTAAAATCAATAAGCCACAACTGAAGCTGGATGATAAAATTTTAAGCCTTTTTGAACGCCATAACTGGAAGGGAAATATCAGGGAACTTAAGAATGTAATCGAACGGTTGGTCATTTTATCTGACGGAGACCAATTGAATGCCTCGGCTTTGCCTACCGAATTTTTTGAATTTATTCCCGCGGAAAACAGCTACAGTCTTCAAGAGGTAGAAAAGCAGCATATTCAAAAAGTTCTTATTCATACAAAGGGAAACAAAACAGAAACCTCGAGGTTGTTAGGCATCGGCTTGACTACGCTTTACCGCAAAATTGAGGAATACGGTATTAAAGAGGTTTAGGCAGGAGGCTGGCGCTCGAATGCCGTTTAGTTAAGTATGATGGATGTCAGTCTGAGCGGAGTCGAAGACTTTTTGGAACATATACCCTTAGACTAAACCTGTATTGAGCCTTTCAGCTACGCTCAAGATGAACTCCAGTCGAAATGCTCAGGGTGACAATCATTCTTAAATTTCTCCAGCATAAAATAACCACTTTCATCGCCTTGTAGCATTTTTTCCTATCTTTCAAGAAAAATTTAATATGCAAAAAAGCTTCATTACCGTTCTCCTGTCCCTTTTTTCTCTTTCTCTGTTTGCCCAACAAGGTTATTTCCAACAAGATTTGAGCTACAATATCGATGTAACTTTAAACGATAAGGACAAATCACTAAAGGGATCAGAAACCATTGTTTACAAAAACAATTCACCTGTCAATCTCGATTTTATCTGGTTCCATATTTGGCCAAATGCCTACAAAAACGAATCGACGGCACTATTTCAACAGATTAGTAACGATGCCTCCCGCAAGGATAAACTGAAAAATGTGGCCTACGGCAGCATCGATGGCTTAAACTTTAAAGTTAATGGACAGACTGTTAAAACTGAGGCGCATCCAAATCCAAACTACATCGATATTATAAAGGTGTTGCTTCCGTCGCCATTAAAGCCCGGCGATTCGATCACTATTGCTACCGATTTTAATGTCAAGCTGCCGAGTTATTTTTCGAGATCGGGCTTTGCGGATAGCGAATTTATGATTACCCAATGGTACCCAAAACCGGCTGTGTTTGATAAAAATGGTTGGCACGAATTTCCTTATCTGGATATGGGCGAGTTTTACAGCGAATACGGAAATTACAAGGTAAACATCACATTGCCATCTGATTATATCGTTGGCGCTACGGGCGTAATGCAAAATGCGGATGAGCTGGCTTCGTACAAAACCATCGGCGCAAAAAACACTGCCGAAAGAGGAAATAAACCGGCGCTTTACTCGCCACTCGGGCAGGCGCCTACCAAAACGCTAACTTATTCGATTAACAATGTGCCGGATTTTGCCTGGTTTGCCGATAAAAACTTGGTGATTCAATATGATACGGTAAAACTTGCTTCGGGGAAAACCGTTGATGCTTTTAGCTATTACCACAATAAGAAAAATACGCTTTGGGTAAACAGTATCGATTATATCAAGGATGCAACTAAAAGATATAGTGCTTGGATCGGCGAATATGAATATCCGGTGGTGCAAGCCATTGAAGGTCCAAAAAATAATGCAAGCGGTGGTATGGAATACCCCACAATTACCTTAATTACTAGTCCTGACGCCAAAAAAGAGACATTAGATGGCGTAATTACACATGAGGTTGGCCACAATTGGTTTATGAGCATGCTGGGCAGTAACGAAAGGATGCACACCTGGCAGGATGAGGGCTTGAATACTTTTTACCAATTCAGATACGAAGCAGAAAAATACAAATCGAACTCCATTTTTGGTGCTGCCATACCAGAACAGGTTAAGCAACTGCCAACCGACCAGTTTCTGACGAGCGTATACATGGCGCTATCAAATGTGCCAATGGAGTCGGCCATCGAAACACCAGCGGCAGACTTCAAGAGTTCTGACGAATATGGCTTGATTTCTTATGCTAAAACGGCACTTTGGCTCTACTTGCTTGAAGCACAAGTAGGTCAGGAAAAATTCGACAAAGCTTTTCAGGTTTATTTCAGCGAATGGAAAAACAAGCACCCCACTCCCGCTGATTTTAAAGCATCTATGGAAAAATCGTTAGGTTTTAACCTCGATAAATATTTCGACTTGTTGAACCAAAAGGGCAAGTTTAAAAATTAAACGGCATGAATGATGGCGTAGGGAGATTTTGTCATGCTGAGGGATATTTTTTTTGGAAAAAATCAATATGGCGTGACGTTATTAAAGCCGTCGTCATTCCCGCGAAGGCGGGTATCTTAAAGCGAGAGCAGAAGCATTAGCATTAAGATCCTCAGTCAAGCTGAGGATGACGACCGTTCATAGTTGGTGTTCATTCATTGGGCTAACTCATAGGCTAAGTAGCTCTATTTCAACTAACTAGTAAACAACGCCAATGGTAGAAACAGCCTGTTCCGAGTTTTCGGGAAGCACCCCCTTACCGATCTCACCCATTCACTCCCCTTTTTGTTAGCGTTGTGTGTTTCATCGCTTGCGGATCCATCGTTGTCGGCCCGTCCGTTTAGGCGGGCACTACTATTGACGTTAAAAAAATCGTCATTTCGACGGAAGTGCTCCATAGGAGCTCCTACGGAGGAGAAATCTTTGAACTTTACATGAAAGATTTAGCTGCGCTGAGCACTTCGTGGTTCTCGGCTACGCTCGAAAAGACGACCTCTCTTAGCCATATTCTGAACATTTATTCTAAAAAATAACGTCACTGATATTGATTTTTATGCAATAAATTAAAACTCACGATGACAGCGTTTAACCTGTCGCCTCAACTTCTTTGTTTTTCTAACGGTACCTACCAAAACGATAAAAACCTTTCCAAAATGGAAAGGTTTTTTTGTTTCTAAATATTCCATTCACCGCACAACACACCGCAAATACCTGTTTAACAGCTGATTACAATATAAAACACTAATTCGGCACGACAGTTGGCAATAGGCATTTCAAAACAGAAAAATTATGATTCTTATTCTAATTCTCTTTTTGCTCTGTTGGGCAACTTACAAATCAATCGATTGGTTCGAAAAAATCTAAAGCCATGTTAGCACTATTCATCACAGCAGTCTGCGTATTCATCTATATGATTTACGTACTGATCAAACCAGAAAAATTTTAATAAAATGAACACTGAAATCATTGGCATCGTTGCCACTTTTCTACTCACCTTAGCCATTGCAGTTCCGTTGGGCAAGTACCTGGCCAAGGTGTTTGCAGGTGAAAAGGTCTGGACAGACTTTCTACAACCGTTCGAAAGCTTGATTTACAAACTTTCGGGCATCAATATTAAGGAAGAAATGAACTGGAAAAAACACTTAAAGGCGCTGTTAACCCTCAATTTTCTCTGGTTGATCTACGGTTTTTTCATGCTTTTAGGGCAGGGGAAACTTCCACTCAATCCAGATGGAAACCTAGGTATGTCTGCAGATCTGGCCTTTAACACCATCATCAGTTTTGTAGCCAACTGTAATTTGCAACACTATTCGGGCGAGAGCGGGGTAACTTATCTTACGCAGCAATTCGTTTTAATGTTTCTGCAATTTGTAAGTGCGGCCACCGGAATTGCCGCCGCAGTTGTGTTGTTTAAGGCTTTCAAAGATAAAACAGCAATTCAACTGGGCAATTTCTGGGTGTTTTTTGTTAAATCGATTACAAGGCTGTTATTGCCAATATCGATAGTTATAGCCTTAATTTTAACCTTTAATGGCACGCCGGCAAGTTACGATGCAAAAGACCAATTTATTTCGGTTCAAGGCGATACGGTAAACGTTTCGCGTGGCCCGGCAGCGCAGATGATTGCCATTAAACATTTGGGCACTAATGGCGGCGGCTACTTCGGCGTAAACTCGGCGCACCCGTTCGAAAACCCCAATTATCTGACAAATATGTTGGAAATGATTGCGCAGGTAATCATTCCGATGGCCATGGTTATTGCTTTTGGTTATTTTATTGGAAGGAGAAAGCTGGGCTGGACAATTTTTGGGGTAATGACCATCGGATTGTTTATGCTTTTGATTCCAACCTTAAGCGCTGAACTCGCTGGAAGTACTGAGCTTGCCAAACTTGGCATTTCGCAAACAACCGGAGCCATGGAAGGTAAGGAAGTTCGCTTTGGGCCTGCCGCTACCGCCTACTGGAGCACCGTAACCACCATTATATCAACAGGTTCGGTAAATGGAATGCACGACAGCACGATGCCGTTAACAGGTTTGTGGCAACTTTTGGCTATGATGATTAATGGTTTTTACGGCGGTTGTGGTGTAGGGTTGCTAAACTATTTCATTTATTTAATTATCGCCGTTTTTATTTCAGGGTTGATGGTTGGCAGAACACCAGAGTTTTTAGGCCATAAGGTAGAGGCCCGGGAAATTAAAATTGCCGCAATTATAACCCTGCTCAGCCCCCTGTTAATCCTCGGCGGCACCGCAATTGCAAGTTATGTATTCAACAACAGCGGCGATGCAAATTGGACGGTACAACCAAAAAACTGGCTGAACAACCCGGGTTTCCACGGCTTTTCTGAAATGCTTTACGAGGTCACTTCGTCCAATGCCAATAACGGCTCCGGTTTTGAGGGTTTATCCGATAATAACGTTTTCTGGAATGTGCTCACCGGAGTCATCATTTTTCTTGGTCGCTTTTTGCCAATTATAGGCCCCATTGCAATTGCAGGGCTTCTGGGGGCCAAAAAATATATCCCCGAGTCGGTGGGTACGCTAAAAGTAGATACCAAAACGTTCGCCCTAATGACTTTTGCCGTGATCCTGGTGTTAAATGCCCTGTCTTACTTTCCAGCTTTGGCACTCGGTCCCTTGGCAGAGTATTTTTCGATGCCGCATTAGCGTAGTTGTTGGCGCTACTCAACGAAGCAATCGTGCCGAATTTTCAACAAACTGTAATAAAATTAAAATTATTCCAACTGTAATTACCAAAAAAAATGAAACCTAATAATAAATTGTTCGAACCTGCCCTGGTGCAAACCGCATTAAAGCAATCGCTTATCAAACTCGATCCGCGGATAATGGTTCGCAACCCGGTGATGTTTACGGTCGAAATCGGTACGCTGATTATGGCTTATGTTACCGCCTATTCTTTCGGTCACAGCGAACAAGGTTCACCCTGGTACAATTTCTTCATATTTCTTGTACTGCTGGCTACGGTGCTATTTGCCAACTTTGCCGAGGCTATAGCAGAGGCCAGAGGAAAAGCGCAAGCCGATAGCTTACGAAAAACCCGCGAAGAAACACCCGCAAAAATTCTTCTGCCCAATGGAACAACAGCAATTGTTTCTTCGAACCAGTTGAAAAAAGGCGATGTATTTATTTGCGAACCCGGCGATATCATTGCAACCGATGGAGAAATTATTGAAGGCATTGCCACCATCGATGAATCGGCCATTACTGGCGAATCTGCACCTGTAATTCGTGAATCGGGAGGCGATAAATCGTCGGTTACCGGTGGAACAAAGGTTTTATCAGATGAGATTAAAGTGCAAGTAAGCACCGCACCCGGCGAAAGTTTTTTAGATAAAATGATTGCCCTGGTTGAAGGTGCGTCGCGCCAAAAAACACCAAACGAAGTTGCCCTTACCATCCTTTTGGCAAGTTTTACGCTGGTATTTATCATCGTTTGTGTAACCTTAAAACCATTTGCCGATTATGCCAATACACCAATTACTATTGCCGCAGTGATTTCGCTTTTCGTTTGCTTAATTCCGACCACAATTGGCGGCTTATTGTCGGCCATAGGCATAGCCGGAATGGACCGGGCCTTGCGGGCAAACGTGATTACAAAATCGGGCAAGGCCGTAGAAACTGCAGGCGATATCGATGTGCTTTTGCTTGATAAAACCGGAACGATAACCATCGGCAACCGTAAGGCCACCAACTTTTATCCCGCAAATGGGGTATCTCTTCAGGTTTTTACAAATGCCTGCGTGTTGAGCTCGCTGGCTGATGAAACTCCTGAGGGCAAATCGATTATTGAACTGGCCAATACGCATGGCGTTATGGTGCCGGGCACTCCCGAGGGCGCTACATTCATTAAGTTTACTGCCGAAACGCGTTCGAGCGGGCTTGATACTGCAGACGGCATCCGCATCAGAAAAGGTGCTTTTGATTCGATGAAAACCATCGTTGAAAAGGCAGAAAATACTTTTCCTTCGGATATTGAGGCACACGTAAGAAATATCGCTACCAATGGCGGAACGCCTTTAGTGGTTTCAGAAAATGAACGGGCGCTGGGCGTAATCGAGCTGCAGGATATAATTAAACCGGGCATTAGCGAAAGGTTTGAGCGCCTGCGCAAAATGGGCGTTAAAACCGTAATGGTAACGGGCGATAACCCTTTAACGGCCAAATATATTGCGGAAAAAGCGGGTGTAGACGATTTTATTGCGGAAGCGAAGCCCGAAGACAAAATGAACTACATCAAAGATGAGCAAGCGAAGGGCAAACTGGTTGCCATGATGGGCGATGGTACAAACGATGCCCCTGCACTGGCCCAGGCCGATGTTGGTGTAGCGATGAATAGTGGAACCCAGGCCGCAAAGGAGGCGGGCAACATGGTCGATCTGGACAATGACCCGACAAAGCTAATTGAGATTGTTGAAATTGGGAAGCAGCTTTTGATTACCCGCGGAACTTTAACCACTTTCTCTATCGCCAATGATGTGGCTAAGTACTTTGCCATTGTTCCCGCATTGTTTATTGCTTCCATCCCGGCATTGCAACACCTTAATATTATGGGGCTGCATACGCCAGAAAGCGCAATTATGTCGGCTGTAATCTTCAATGCCATTATTATTCCAATCCTGATTCCGCTGGCCCTCAAAGGCGTGTCGTATAAGCCGATCGGCGCTTCGGCATTGCTGCGAAGAAACCTGTTTATCTACGGCATCGGAGGAATTGTAGCGCCTTTTATCGGCATTAAATTAATTGATTTAGTCATTGGGCTTTTGGTTTAGCACGGCAGAGGGGCAGGAAGGATCCGCAGGCGATGAAATGCAGAACGTCAGAACCGCATTGCAAAAAAGGGTTGGGACTGGCTGTACCTGCGATTTACGTATTTTCAATTAGCCACCTAACTTTAAGCAATAGAACGATTAACGCGAACCATGAACAGTCGTCATCCTCAGCTTGACTGGGGATCTTAAGGCCAAAGTTTTAAGATTCCCGCCTGCGCGGGAATGACGATCGTTCATACCGCCGTCATCAATACCTCAACTCGGCACCTTAACAAAAAAACAGTGAAATAACAAACACATAAAAATACAATATCATGAAAAAATACATCATTCCATCCCTCCGCTTAACCTTAGTTTTAATCGTGCTTTTGTGCATCATTTATCCCGTTACCATTTCCTTAGCTGGCAAGTTTGCCAAAGGCGGCGGTGGCGGCGAAAAACTGATCAAAAACGGTAAAACCGTTGGCTATGCATTGCTGGGCCAATCATTTAGCAAACCGCAATATTTCTGGGGCCGCCCCTCTGCTGCAAATTATAATGCTGCCGGCTCTGCAGGCTCGAACAAAGGCCCTACAAATCGCGATTATTTAAAAGATGTTCAATCGAGAATTGACACGTTACTGAAATATAATCCGGGTTTGAAAACTGCCGAAATCCCTGCCGATCTGGTAACGGCATCGGGCAGTGGCTTAGACCCGAACATATCCGAACAAGCTGCCGCTATTCAAATCGCAAGAGTGGCAAAGGCAAGAAAAACGAGCCCCGAAAAGGTAAAACAACTGGTCGCAATAAACACCAATAAACCGTTTTTGGGCCTATTTGGACCTTCCTCGGTAAACGTATTGAAATTGAATCTCGCCTTAGATAATTTGTAACCAATCGGTCGTTCTGTGTCAACCAGTTACTTGTCCGGCCAAAAAGCACAGAACAATCCTTCATCATCCCTATTAAAAAACAACATGAAAAAGCTCATCCTATTAATAACAACCATTATAATAAGCGTCGGTGCGTTTGCGCAAACGGAATCAGGGCTGAAATTCTCCGGTTATCTCGAAGCGTATTATGGCTACGATTTCAACAATCCGGCGGATCATAACCGTCCATCTTTTGTTTATTCGCACAACAAAGCGAACGAAGTAAACCTGAATCTCGCCTTTATCAAGGCGGCTTATGCCGGAGATTTAGTACGAGCGAATTTCGCCTTAATGAGCGGCACTTATGCAAACGCAAACCTGGCGACAGAACCGGGTGTATTGAAAAGTGTTTTTGAGGCAAACGCGGGGCTTAAACTCTCAAAATCAGAAGATCTTTGGATTGATGCGGGCATCTTTTCCTCGCATATCGGCTTCGAAAGTGCAATTTCTAAAGATTGCTGGACTTTAACCCGAAATATTGCTTCTGAAAACACACCTTATTATGAATCGGGCGCAAAGGTTACTTATGCTACGCACGATAAAAAATTAACCGCGACCCTACTCTACCTTAATGGATGGCAGCGAATTAGTCGGCAAGTAGGTAACAATAAGCCTGCGGGCGGCGTCCAGCTTGCATGGAAACCCACTGCAAAAATTACCGTTAACTACAGCAATTACCTCGGCACAGAAGGCGCAGATTCTGTCGGTTTAGCCCGGTTTTACCATAATTTTTACGGCATTTTTCAGCTCACAGACAGATTTGGGGTTACAGCAGGCGTTGATTACGGCACACAACAAAAACCAAACGGAAAACCGGGTAAGCATGAGGTGCTTTCGCCGGTGCTGATTGCGCAGTACAAGCTTGCCGAAAAGTGGGCCGTGGCAGGTAGATTTGAGTATTATGAGGATAAAAACGGCATCTTTATTCCAACGGAAACACCAAATGGATTTAAAACGAAAGGATATTCGTTAAACATCGATTATTGGCCAATAGCAAACGCCGTAATTCGCGTGGAGGGAAAGGTATTCGATAGCAAGGATAAGATCTTCGAACGTGAAAACAGCGTAGTAAATGCAAACACTACACTTACTGCAAGCATAGCCGTAGCCTTTTGATAGCACAATACAAGCCTCTTATTTGGCCTAATAAAAACACATCACCATGCAAGAAAAAGATGATTCCGTTAAGCATTTCCTTGAACTGGTTCAAAAATCGCGGAAGGGAAAACTGAAAATTTACCTCGGAATGAGCCCCGGTGTAGGCAAAACCTATCGAATGCTGCAAGATTCGCGAGCA from Pedobacter endophyticus includes:
- a CDS encoding sigma-54-dependent transcriptional regulator; this encodes MNGLVLIIDDEKKICSLLSRIVELEGFATLQANTAKEGIKLLKTNDVSIVISDVKLPDVNGVELVKDIKLIKPFVEIINLTAYGTIADGVLAIKNGAFDYLVKGDDNDKIIPLLYKAMDKANLQRRIFDLEKQISQQHSFDTIIGQSKPLNEAVGLARKVSKTDTTVLLLGETGTGKEVFAQSIHYESLRSAKPFVALNCSGFSPELLESELFGYKAGAFTGANKDKKGLLEEANGGTLFLDEIGEMSLDLQAKLLRVLENQTFIKVGDTHMQQVNVRIIAATNKDLKADAATGKFRSDLYYRLSVFTILLPPLRDRKTDLALLAKHYLKEFSIKINKPQLKLDDKILSLFERHNWKGNIRELKNVIERLVILSDGDQLNASALPTEFFEFIPAENSYSLQEVEKQHIQKVLIHTKGNKTETSRLLGIGLTTLYRKIEEYGIKEV
- a CDS encoding M1 family metallopeptidase, whose protein sequence is MQKSFITVLLSLFSLSLFAQQGYFQQDLSYNIDVTLNDKDKSLKGSETIVYKNNSPVNLDFIWFHIWPNAYKNESTALFQQISNDASRKDKLKNVAYGSIDGLNFKVNGQTVKTEAHPNPNYIDIIKVLLPSPLKPGDSITIATDFNVKLPSYFSRSGFADSEFMITQWYPKPAVFDKNGWHEFPYLDMGEFYSEYGNYKVNITLPSDYIVGATGVMQNADELASYKTIGAKNTAERGNKPALYSPLGQAPTKTLTYSINNVPDFAWFADKNLVIQYDTVKLASGKTVDAFSYYHNKKNTLWVNSIDYIKDATKRYSAWIGEYEYPVVQAIEGPKNNASGGMEYPTITLITSPDAKKETLDGVITHEVGHNWFMSMLGSNERMHTWQDEGLNTFYQFRYEAEKYKSNSIFGAAIPEQVKQLPTDQFLTSVYMALSNVPMESAIETPAADFKSSDEYGLISYAKTALWLYLLEAQVGQEKFDKAFQVYFSEWKNKHPTPADFKASMEKSLGFNLDKYFDLLNQKGKFKN
- a CDS encoding potassium-transporting ATPase subunit F, translated to MLALFITAVCVFIYMIYVLIKPEKF
- the kdpA gene encoding potassium-transporting ATPase subunit KdpA, with translation MNTEIIGIVATFLLTLAIAVPLGKYLAKVFAGEKVWTDFLQPFESLIYKLSGINIKEEMNWKKHLKALLTLNFLWLIYGFFMLLGQGKLPLNPDGNLGMSADLAFNTIISFVANCNLQHYSGESGVTYLTQQFVLMFLQFVSAATGIAAAVVLFKAFKDKTAIQLGNFWVFFVKSITRLLLPISIVIALILTFNGTPASYDAKDQFISVQGDTVNVSRGPAAQMIAIKHLGTNGGGYFGVNSAHPFENPNYLTNMLEMIAQVIIPMAMVIAFGYFIGRRKLGWTIFGVMTIGLFMLLIPTLSAELAGSTELAKLGISQTTGAMEGKEVRFGPAATAYWSTVTTIISTGSVNGMHDSTMPLTGLWQLLAMMINGFYGGCGVGLLNYFIYLIIAVFISGLMVGRTPEFLGHKVEAREIKIAAIITLLSPLLILGGTAIASYVFNNSGDANWTVQPKNWLNNPGFHGFSEMLYEVTSSNANNGSGFEGLSDNNVFWNVLTGVIIFLGRFLPIIGPIAIAGLLGAKKYIPESVGTLKVDTKTFALMTFAVILVLNALSYFPALALGPLAEYFSMPH
- the kdpB gene encoding potassium-transporting ATPase subunit KdpB, translated to MKPNNKLFEPALVQTALKQSLIKLDPRIMVRNPVMFTVEIGTLIMAYVTAYSFGHSEQGSPWYNFFIFLVLLATVLFANFAEAIAEARGKAQADSLRKTREETPAKILLPNGTTAIVSSNQLKKGDVFICEPGDIIATDGEIIEGIATIDESAITGESAPVIRESGGDKSSVTGGTKVLSDEIKVQVSTAPGESFLDKMIALVEGASRQKTPNEVALTILLASFTLVFIIVCVTLKPFADYANTPITIAAVISLFVCLIPTTIGGLLSAIGIAGMDRALRANVITKSGKAVETAGDIDVLLLDKTGTITIGNRKATNFYPANGVSLQVFTNACVLSSLADETPEGKSIIELANTHGVMVPGTPEGATFIKFTAETRSSGLDTADGIRIRKGAFDSMKTIVEKAENTFPSDIEAHVRNIATNGGTPLVVSENERALGVIELQDIIKPGISERFERLRKMGVKTVMVTGDNPLTAKYIAEKAGVDDFIAEAKPEDKMNYIKDEQAKGKLVAMMGDGTNDAPALAQADVGVAMNSGTQAAKEAGNMVDLDNDPTKLIEIVEIGKQLLITRGTLTTFSIANDVAKYFAIVPALFIASIPALQHLNIMGLHTPESAIMSAVIFNAIIIPILIPLALKGVSYKPIGASALLRRNLFIYGIGGIVAPFIGIKLIDLVIGLLV
- the kdpC gene encoding potassium-transporting ATPase subunit KdpC, coding for MKKYIIPSLRLTLVLIVLLCIIYPVTISLAGKFAKGGGGGEKLIKNGKTVGYALLGQSFSKPQYFWGRPSAANYNAAGSAGSNKGPTNRDYLKDVQSRIDTLLKYNPGLKTAEIPADLVTASGSGLDPNISEQAAAIQIARVAKARKTSPEKVKQLVAINTNKPFLGLFGPSSVNVLKLNLALDNL
- a CDS encoding porin, producing MKKLILLITTIIISVGAFAQTESGLKFSGYLEAYYGYDFNNPADHNRPSFVYSHNKANEVNLNLAFIKAAYAGDLVRANFALMSGTYANANLATEPGVLKSVFEANAGLKLSKSEDLWIDAGIFSSHIGFESAISKDCWTLTRNIASENTPYYESGAKVTYATHDKKLTATLLYLNGWQRISRQVGNNKPAGGVQLAWKPTAKITVNYSNYLGTEGADSVGLARFYHNFYGIFQLTDRFGVTAGVDYGTQQKPNGKPGKHEVLSPVLIAQYKLAEKWAVAGRFEYYEDKNGIFIPTETPNGFKTKGYSLNIDYWPIANAVIRVEGKVFDSKDKIFERENSVVNANTTLTASIAVAF